A region from the Drosophila sechellia strain sech25 unplaced genomic scaffold, ASM438219v1 2R_2, whole genome shotgun sequence genome encodes:
- the LOC116802430 gene encoding uncharacterized mitochondrial protein AtMg00820-like, producing the protein MMHLSARTFMKKETSFLLMGFLPNQLNGEVVGDQRMCTLAYPDDHKEMESLQANATWTLVDLSEGQKAIGSKWVFAVKRDKTGQVERLKSRLVA; encoded by the exons ATGATGCACCTGTCGGCGAGAACCTTTATGAAGAAGGAGACGAGCTTTCTTTTGATGGGCTTTCTTCCGAATCAGCTGAATGGAGAGGTCGTGGGTGACCAAAGAATGTGTACACTGGCTTACCCGGACGACCAC AAGGAGATGGAGAGTCTTCAAGCCAATGCAACCTGGACGTTGGTGGATCTCTCAGAGGGTCAGAAAGCTATCGGATCGAAATGGGTGTTTGCAGTGAAGCGTGACAAGACGGGCCAAGTAGAGCGGCTAAAATCTCGACTAGTTGCTTAG
- the LOC116802419 gene encoding uncharacterized protein LOC116802419, with amino-acid sequence MHSVGIHSAMAIKRQRKRRDEQKRARERRYSTQSSESGETFHSPTGSVRRKYHHPRHAVSSGPGMLDSQVVTSIGMLHIGIVFVVFGVFLCGAGIIPDETMSWKLFSSSSAWWNEVTCTGLFSLGLGLFLLILNCLISRKEEEDLEDYVQRQLTRSRSGHRLERDVETGVLTTRHARKAVALQKGGRINSPTDVSVVNCGSSENMCNGPIVVHNVLNSSDAILEKIVEEDNTYLNDRSSGISPIDLENDKKQLLRRESLSDAISITRI; translated from the exons ATGCATTCAGTTGGCATTCATTCCGCAATGGCGATCAAAAGGCAACGGAAACGTCGAGATGAACAAAAAAGGGCGCGAGAAAGACGTTATAGCACGCAAAGTTCTGAAAGCGGGGAAACATTTCATTCTCCAACAGGATCCGTGAGGCGAAAATATCACCATCCTCGTCATGCAGTTAGTTCTGGCCCGGGAATGCTTGACAGCCAG GTAGTTACTAGTATTGGCATGTTGCATATAGGTATTGTATTCGTTGTGTTTGGAGTTTTTCTTTGCGGCGCTGGTATTATTCCAGACGAAACTATGTCATGGAAGTTATTTA GCTCAAGCTCAGCCTGGTGGAATGAAGTAACTTGCACAGGATTATTTTCTCTTGGATTGGGACTGTTTTTACTAATTTTAAACTGTCTTATAAGTCGAAAAGAGGAGGAGGATCTTGAAGACTATGTGCAACGTCAACTAACTCGATCTCGCTCTG GACACCGACTTGAAAGAGATGTTGAAACTGGTGTTTTGACAACGCGCCATGCACGCAAAGCTGTTGCCTTACAAAAGGGCGGACGTATTAACTCTCCTACAGATGTTTCCGTCGTAAATTGCGGCTCTTCAGAGAATATGTGCAATGGACCGATAGTCGTCCATAATG ttttaaacaGTTCTGATGCTATCCTTGAAAAAATTGTGGAGGAGGATAATACTTATTTAAACGACCGCAGCTCCGGAATATCTCCGATTGATTTAGAAAATGATAAGAAACAGCTCTTAAGAAGAGAATCTCTAAGTGACGCAATCAGTATAACGCGTATTTAA